The Hordeum vulgare subsp. vulgare chromosome 7H, MorexV3_pseudomolecules_assembly, whole genome shotgun sequence DNA window CAAGGCGCATAAACAATGGTTTTTGCATGCGAAAACGATGATGAAAAAATGTATCATCCGAGAAAGTTGGACCCTGATCAAAGTAATCCTTCTATAGTAGCTTTGCTCCGGACACCCTATCCCGATTGATGACTCTTTTCCATTTGAGTGAGAGCTTGAAATTGAGAATGTGCTCACTTTTCGGTCATTTCCTCTTGCATGCTCATGAGCATCATTATGTCCACTTCTTCATTCGAATCCGATGAATCAAAGAACTCATCTTGAATCAGTTGATCAAGGTCTGTTGGTCCATACTCCTCGCCGGTCGATACAACGGAATTCATCATTTCCCCTAAAAATTTGACCAATGAATCAAGTTAGACATTTTGTCGAACAGATCCAGCGCAAGGCACATCCAAAGAGTTGCCGGACATACGATGGTGTTTTCCGGTTCTGCCACAACGTCCTGCGCGGAGAGGTCGGGAGAGATGATCTCTTTGAACGAGGGGCTTGGATGGCAGAGGCTACTAGACGACGGAGCGCACACGGCGGCAGAGCTGCGAGACAGACGACGTGTGGAGGAAGAAGCGCGAGAAATAGGAAATGGATCCGGCAATCCTATGGGGTAGATTCGATGCAATTTGCGGCACGGTCAAACGTGGCGGGCGTGCCCGTGTGCGTTCGGGCTCCCCAATATTCGAATTCGCCGCATATTTGGGCTGAAAATGAGGGGTGCCGGTCAGCCCGGGCGTTTGGGGCCGGTCTGAGAGGCACATTTGGATCAATTTTTTGTGGCTGGTAGTAATGAGGCAGCCTGCCCGGATTTTGTATAAGGGTTTAAGGGGTCCGGTTTGTAGACGTTCTAAGATCTAAGATAAGCATTGGTGCTTAAAAAAGACTGACATATAAGCGTCTCGCGTTGTACAAATCGTCAGAGAACACGTAGACACCATGCATTACTGATTGTGATTCTTCATTCAGAATCTATCAGAATCGCAATtgatagagcaagtacaataaggtacagtcagcaggatgtaaggattaaaatactatatttttgttgagttggataAGAGAGAAGGAAAACGGGCTCtccgtgaagagccagctctagcacgtgctcttgtgctttgtgagaatggaaGGGGGGACATATATGATAAAATTAGCACTTTTTTTATaaataactattgtacaagctagttaTAAGATGGGttagctatactattaaccatgctcataGTAACTTGATCAAGCCCTCGGGACAATGCGAGCACGGAGCGGATGCTTCATCACGGTGGTGAAATCAAGCTCCTCGGTCATGTCCACCTTCTGCCCCTTCACCGCCGGCAGCCACTCCAGCTCCCTCACGAGGCTGCCGACGAAGTACTCCACGTGCAGCATGCCAAGCGTGTATCCCGGGCACATCCTGCGGCCAGCACCGAAAGGCATCATCTTGATCTCCCTGCTCCCCGTGAGGTCCACGCCGTACCCCTCGCCGCCGTCCAAGAACCGCTCCGGTCGGAACTCCTTCGCTGCGGTCCACGCTGACTCGTCGCGCCCGAAGTCGGCGACCAGGAAGTTGACCTCCGCGCCCTTGGGCACCGCGTGGCCGCCGACCTCCGCGCCGTCGCTCTGCACGCCGTGCGGGAGGAGGAAGTGGCCCGGCGGATGAAGCCGGAGCCCCTCGAGCACCACGGCCTTCAGATACGGCGTCGACTGCAAGTCCCCGTCATCGAGCTCGGGCTTGTCTTTGACCTCCTCGTACACCTTGAATTGCATGTCGGGGCGGTTCACCAGCTCCGCCATGATCCACTCTAGCGAGGTGACCGTTGTGTCCGTCCCGCCGTTCAAAAACTCGGAGCAGAGACTGactgcctcgacgtccgtgagcggGCGGCCACCCTCCTCGGCCACGCGCAACGCGAGGAGGGAGTCGGCGTAGCACGGAGGGCCGTCGTCGTCCGCTCCGACGCGCGACGGGTCCCGCTCTCGCCTGGCGTCGATCAGCGGGAGGAAGATCTCATCCTGCCTGCGGCGCACGGCCACGTACCCCTCCCACCGCCGCCGGAAGAGCCTCTTGGTGAGCgccgggaagaaggagaagatgggaAAGCTGGTGATGGAGCGCAGGATCCGCAGCTGCAGCTCCTGGACCTCCTCGAGCGCCTCCGTCCCAAGCCTTGCGCCGAGGCTCATGTAAACGAGCAGTTCGAACATGGCGCGCCGGAACGCCGGCCTCACCGCGACGTCATCGCCAGAGCCGCCCGGGCAGAGGAGGTCACGGACAAGCGAGTCCCGcgtgcgccgcctcgccggcgCGTAGAGCGCGACGCGGTTCGGGTGCAGGGCCTCCGCGGCGAGGTTGCGGCGGACCATGCGCCAGTATGCGCCGTAAGGCGAGGTGCtgatgtcgcgggcgccggcGGTGAACAGCAGCCCGGGGTCGGAGAGCGGCGGGCGGTCGGCGAAGGTGGCGCCGCCCTGGACGAGCACGCGGTGCGCGAGGCGGCGGTCGGCGACGAAGACGAGCGTGCGGGAGAGGCGGACGGAGATGACGGGGCCGTAGCGCGCGTGCAGGTCGCGGAGGATCGGGCCTAGATGGAACACCGATCGCCGGAGCGCCAGGAACCTGGCCAGGAAGAGCAGCCCCGGCGGGCCGGGAGGGAGAGCCTTGCCTGTCCCCTTCTTCGCCCCCCCGTGACGGCCGAGCAGCAAGAAGAGGACCGAAGCGACGAGGGCAAGGGAGAGGGCGATGAGCAGGGGAAAGGATGACCAGGCGGTGGTGATGAGCTCCATTGTTCCAAGCTCCCAGTTCTGACTTTGACTCGGTTTAGCTGCACCTGTAGCATGCCGTACGGGATAAACGCCGAGCTTGTCTTTAAGTACACACCTCCGGATAAAACTATAGTCTACACTGTTTCTGAATCTTCGTAATTTGCCCGTATAAAATTGGGTAGGAGTACCAAAAGTCCGGGATTGACTTGGTCATCGACAGCTTAGGTCATGTACAAATAGTTGTATCTTAATAATGTCATAtctttatctttacctaatacTAATAAAGAGCCTATTGTCGTTTTAAAAAAAGCCCCTGTCTTTTAGGTAATTAAACCCGCAGTCTTTTTATGTGTTACAAACATAAAAACGTTTCATTTTTGCAGAGAGCCCCCTATGGCATTGGATAAAAGAAACGTATCTGGGCTGACAGAAAGCGCATGAGAAGGCTATCGCTTCTGCCCTCATAATCCCACATCGGTACTTCAGAGATAATTTCATCACTCTATATACATGCGCCTTGGTGATTTTACAAGAGGCAACGGAAATCAACAGAGGAATAAATTCGAGAAGAAGAAATTGGGATGACGCGAACAGAGGTGGAGCCGCGAGACAGAGGGGGCTCGGGGCAAAGGAAAGGGGTTGGCCGACCTCGCAGCAGCACACCATGGGAGGTGGTCGCGAGGTGCAGAGGTGGGAGGCGATggaggagcagaggaggaggGAAGTGCGGGCGCCATTGGAAGGGGGAGATTGGGGATCCTGTGGGGCTCTCTCCGCTAGCGGCGCGAGGCGGAAGAGAGGAGGGGGGCTCGGGATCGGGCTAGGTTAGGGGATTTAGGAGTGGCTAAGGTTGGGCCTTGGCATGACTAATGGGTTGTGCACTACtactttctctttttcctttaaTTTCTTTCTCTAAATTCTTTAATTAAAAATGTGTGGTATTattttttcccgttgcaacgcacgggtccttttgctagtaggataaatgatgaggtgAAGGAGAGAGAACTCGTAAGAAAAGGATTGtctttttttatttaataaaaaacaaaaggtgATCTCTTATCATAATATTTCCCACCATTTTTTAAAGAATAACTAGTTATTGAAGATAAGGCTAAGAGATGACCCATTGTAAGACTTTTTTTGTCATCTCTAAATTACATGTAAGACTTAAAATAGGACTATATTAtcaaccattgtacatgcccttacaGCGCGCCCCTCCCCTGTTCCCCTTTTTTTGGTCGGATGAAGGAAAATATCCTACACGCGTCCCTAGATACTCGTTTTTCGCTGGTTTGCGCCTAAATTACATCCATCGAACCCAAGCCGAATCCAGCGCATCGAGGGGCGTCACGGGGCACCGACTGAAGCGAAAAGGTGTGTGGACCCGCACTGTCGGCGACGTCGGTCCAGTTTCCCGCCGTTTTTCGTTGTTCCCTCCCTTTTCCTCCCCACCATCCCCACCTCCCTCATAGCTCCCACCATTTTTCACATACACCCCCGTTATGCCGTCGAAGAAGTACGTCACCCATTGCAAAAGCCGAGGAAGTCGAGGACGCGGATGCCAAGCCCCCAGGCTTGACAAAGCCCAGTGGAAGGCCGACGTTGATCGTCGGACGTCAGTCACCAGGGACCTGCGAAATAGGTTCAACATGAAGAACGCAGGGACGCGGTGGCGGAGCAGGAGGAGTCGTCTCGTGTGACCACGAAGAATGAGTACCACATCCTTCCACCTCAAAAGACAGGCCAGTACCCACAAGGCGTGTGGGGTAGCCAGCAGAGCGTCGCGTCGCTGCCCAGGTTCTCGCCCTCAGTGTGGGGGTACACGATCTCGCCTGAATAGACCGACGATGATGCGCTCTTCAGCTTCAACCCCAACATCACCTTCCCGCATTGCTATGGACCGTGCccctccatcttcatcatcctcgaCCCGCGCACGCCCTTCGCATTCCCCGCTGGCCTCGCCACCCAGTACGCTACTCGTCGACGTACTCAGGCTCACCTTCGATTACTATGTGTTGTGGACCCCTACCCTTCGCACCAAGCTCGTCGCAGTTCAGCACAGTCGACACTGAGATGGATTAGATCATCACTAATGGCTCAGCTGCCGTCGCTTCGTGCCCCGAGTTCTGCACGCAAGAGGAAACACTAGACAACGCGGGCAATACGGAGGACGTCGAGCATGACGATgtcgaggaggaggtggaagaggaaCAACCGGCGGCTCCAGCGACCAAAGGAAGAAAGAAGGGGCGGTCGTCCAATGCCAAATCGGCCGAGCCTCGCGTCAAGTGGACGCTAAAGGAAGACGAGTGCC harbors:
- the LOC123411086 gene encoding cytochrome P450 89A2-like, encoding MELITTAWSSFPLLIALSLALVASVLFLLLGRHGGAKKGTGKALPPGPPGLLFLARFLALRRSVFHLGPILRDLHARYGPVISVRLSRTLVFVADRRLAHRVLVQGGATFADRPPLSDPGLLFTAGARDISTSPYGAYWRMVRRNLAAEALHPNRVALYAPARRRTRDSLVRDLLCPGGSGDDVAVRPAFRRAMFELLVYMSLGARLGTEALEEVQELQLRILRSITSFPIFSFFPALTKRLFRRRWEGYVAVRRRQDEIFLPLIDARRERDPSRVGADDDGPPCYADSLLALRVAEEGGRPLTDVEAVSLCSEFLNGGTDTTVTSLEWIMAELVNRPDMQFKVYEEVKDKPELDDGDLQSTPYLKAVVLEGLRLHPPGHFLLPHGVQSDGAEVGGHAVPKGAEVNFLVADFGRDESAWTAAKEFRPERFLDGGEGYGVDLTGSREIKMMPFGAGRRMCPGYTLGMLHVEYFVGSLVRELEWLPAVKGQKVDMTEELDFTTVMKHPLRARIVPRA